The DNA region CATCCATCATCAAGACCTCAAGCAAGCGGGGAGCATATTCAGAGCGCTTGGCAGTGTAAACGATTACATTTTCTTTGTCAAGAGGATTCTAAGAAATAGGTATTTTTTGCCGTATTCTGCGAAATAAAGGAATTAAATTGGCTGTTTCGGAAATAAAGCATCTGATATTATAGATATGATATGAAATCGTTATCATGAATTCAGTGCAAACTGATATAATATCCCCCATGTCCAGTATCAAAGATGTTGCCCAGACTGCCGGTGTTTCCACTGCCACTGTCTCGCGCGTGCTGGCAAATAGTTCGCGCGTAAAGCAGGAGACCCGCAAACGTGTTTTGGACGCGGTGGAGCAACTCAAGTACCGCCCCAACCTGATCGCAAGAAGCCTGCGCGCGCAAAAGAGCGCCAAGATCGGCTTGGTCGTTTCTGACATCCGCAACCCGTTCTTCACCGCCATCAGCCGCGCCGTGGAAGATGCCGCCTATGAACAGGGATATTCTGTTCTGCTGTGTAATACGGACGAGAACCCTGAAAAGGAAGAGCTGTACCTGAATGTATTGCATGATGAAAATGTAGCGGGCATTATTTTTTCCCCCACCCAGCAATTCAGCATAAAACTTTCCGCCCTTAAATCCAATATCCCTTTTGTCATTATTGACCGCGCGGTCAAATCCAATCAGGCGGATATGGTTTTGCTTGATAACGTGGAGGCGGGATATGAGTTAACAAGTCACTTGATCGGGAATGGGTATCGGAGGCTGGCGGGCTTGTTCGGGAATGCCAGCACAACGGGGAAGGATCGCAACAAAGGTTTTCAAAAGGCATTAAGTGAACACCGATTGAAACCGGTTGCCGAGCGTTTCATTTCCCCGCGCATCAAACAAGGCTATGATGCCACGCTTGCACTGCTCGATCAAGCAGATTGTCCTGATGCCATCTTCACCAGCAACAGTTTATTGACCGCGGGAGCATTCCAGGCGATTCGTGATCGCAAGTTGAACGTTCCAAACGATGTGGCATTGGTCGGTTTCGATGAAACCACTTGGGGCGCCCTCGTGGATCCGCCCATTACTCTTATTGCCCAACCAACCGAGGAGATCGGCCGCACCGCAACAGAACTGCTTTTCCAAAGAATAGAAGAGCCGAGCCGTTCCCCCAAAACGGTAATCCTCAAAGGGACATTAATTGCACGCGACTCCAGCGCGCCCGTTCGAATAAACAAGCGGATAACGAAATAGTCCACCAGACCAAACAACATTCTGACGGTATAGGGGGTGGAACGCGGGCAGGCGGACTCAAAGATCATGCATAGCAGCCAGGAGGTCTTACCGATTCCTGGCGCTGCGGCCCCGGAAGGGCAGACCGGTGATGATGGGGGATGTGTGGCTTCGGGCTGGGAATTATTTGTGCTTTGAAAAGACAGCAATCCCTGCTTGACGAAGTCATTGTCATTCCGTATGATGTGGTACGCGACATCGTAAGCAAAGAGGAAATTATGGCCAGCTATACCTTCGATCTGCCCGACCAACTCAAGCAGGACGCGGAGCGACACGCGAAAAAACAGGGCGTTTCGCTCAACCAGTTCATCCTGTGGTCGATCGCGGAAAAAGTCGGTGGACTGCTGCAGGGATTGGATGATCCCAACTTCCCGGGCATCACCTTACGCCGCGGCGCTTCCGGGTCACTCGTCCCTGTGCTGCGCGGGACCGGCATCCGCGTGCAAACCCTGGTGATCGCCGCGGATCATCGCTCTGCGTTGGAAATTGGGAAGGAGTACGACCTGACTGAGACCCGAGTACGGGAGGCGCTGGACTATTACGAGGTGCATCGCACGGAAATTGATGTCTACATCAAGGCAGAATCGGAGTTGGAGCAGGGGCGTGAGTAGGAAACTTCAGGTGCGTCTTGATGCGGACGCATCCGGCGATGTCCTGTATCATGCCCTGCTGGAGCGCGGGCATGATGCCACCTGTACGACAGCCTTAGGATAGATTCTCCAGGTCTGCAATATCTTTTGCCCTGCCGCTTGCCTGCTTGTTTTTCTTCAGGTGTTTCAAGTCAATCAGGTTGACCTCGACGCCATCCAATTGATCCACAATGCGCGCTTGATAACATTCATCGAACTCAACCCCGGAAATGGATGTGGCGATCTCCAGTCTCATGGGAGGAAACCCCATGCGAATGATCTTCGGCTTTTGCATGAATAATTCGGGGGTTAAGTTTGGGTCTTCGAGTCCAAAGGCTTTGAAGGCAGACACAAGTTTCCGGGCATTATCAGGATGAATGGCTATCCAAATATTCAGGTCAACGGTGGCATGGGGATAACCATGATAACCAACAGCATAGCCCCCGATCAGCAGGTACTGAACGTCATGTTCCTTCAGTAATTTCAAGAACTCTTTGAAGTCGGGCGGCAGCCGCAGGTCCATAGTTGATCCTCCGCAGTAGTTCCATGTATGCGAGACGCTCATATGGCGTTCTTGAATGCCAGTATTCCTTATCCGCCCTGTCCGCCTCTTCGAAAGAGGAGACCACCGAGAAAGCGGTTTTATCCAGCTTTGGGAATTGAATCTCGTCCATGTGTTAAGTATAGCAAGGAAATTTATTTCCTCGGTATACCGAGGAAAATGACCCCATCCGCAGATGCACGAGACAGCCCGGGATTTCCACGACTGCAGGCATGTGCCTTCCCTTACCTGTCCGCATGTCGAACTTCACACTGTGACCTGGGCAGATGCTGTTCAGCTTAATTTCAAACGGCTACAAGATTGATGACAACGTACGTCAAAAGCCCCAGGAACATGCCGGGGATGGCGGGAATATCGCCCCCCTGCCTGCGAATCCAAAATCTGCGCCAGACTTCCATGCCAAGTAAAGCCAGCAACACAGCGGGAAACGGAAACAAACACGCCAGTCCTGAGACCGCTAGCAAATCCGCCCTGCCAACCATGCCCTTGCGATAGCCATATCCTGTGAGTAACACCGGCCAGACGGGCGGGTGGAACAGCAGCGGAATGATAAACCAGGCGGACAGGTTGCGAAGGATGCTCCAGGCACATGCCAGCAGGACCAGTATGGTTTGGGTGGGCGTGTTTGCCAGCGTTAATAGAATGGTTCCAAGCAGAAAGACCTCGATGCCCGGAACCAGCCGGTAGCGCAGATCGGCATAACTGAACAGAGAGAAGGAGACCAACGCAAAGGTTTCCGTGAGGGTCATGATTGATTTTCTTCGTCGGTTTGTTTATTTGGCATGAATGTAAGTATCTCTTTCACCTGTGAGGCATTGCCAAGTTCAGATGCCCGCATCAATGGGTCGCGTGCCGTCATGATTTCCTCTGGATGATCCAGATAGGCTCTGGTCATGTGAGCTGTTTCTTCTGGATATTGTGCGGCGAACACATTCGGATCCAGCCCATGTTGGGTGATGTCGGCGGACATAGCTTGAAAGCCCTGCTGGAATTCTTGTGGAGATCCATTGAAACTGGATTGGATGGAGGCATTCACCGATGGTGAGAAACCAAAATCATCTGGTGAAGGTGTAGACGGAGTGCCATTGAAGCGCTGCATCCGTTCCCCCAACTCCGCCTGTCTCGCCGCCAGTTCGTGTCCGTGTGCGAGGGAACGATTGTAGGCAGCAGGGGCACGTAATCCCATCGCTTCCAGGTTTCCGGCTTGCTGTGTCAATTGCTGTGCCGCGTTCAGATGCCCCATCGCGGCTTCTGCGCCGGTAAGCCCGCTCGTGGTTGCAGCTACTCCACCCGCCCCTGCGCTGGAGGTAGCTCCTGCCGCACCAACTGCACCGGCTCCCGCCGCTCCCACACCACTGGCTGCCAGCGCGCCGATGGAGACGATCTGTTGTGCCGCCTTGATCATGCCGCCGATGGCATCGGCGGCGGTGGTCAGGGTCATGCGGCTGAGGATACCCGCCAGCGAGAGCAGGATTCCGGTTGCGCCGAACAGCCAGATCACGCGCAGGATGGCGGATAGCAATCCCTGTGTGTCGAACAGATAACTTGCCGCCAACCCCGCTTTGAATACCCCGCCCGCCACGACCGGCAGCAGGGCGATCAGCAGCACGGCTTTTAGCCACAGCGAACGCAGCCAGGCCGCCTGCGGCAGGACACTGGCGATCGCCAGCGGCGGAGCCAGCACCGCCAGGATGAAAAGGACTGCATTGGCGGAGGCGAAGGCGAACAGCATCCCGCCGATGGCAAGCAGCGAACCGATGGACAGGCTGATCGAGATCAAGCCGCCGAAGAAGGTCAGGTTGGCAAGCCCCAGCACCACCGAGGTGGCGGTGGTGGAACTGACGAAATTCATCGCCAGCCCGCCCGTCTCGCCGATCACCCTGCCCACCATCCACCAGCCGAGGCGGATGACGAGATCCAGGAAGGGACCGGAGGCGACTGCCAGCACGCCCGCCGTGACCCAATCCCCAACCACGCGCAATCCGCTGTCATCATCTCCAAGTAATCTTCCCCAGTGATACAGCGCTAGTCGTAATAGGAACAAAGCGGGCGCCAATGCAGCCGCGACCGGCAGACTGGACTGTGCCACCTTGTTGTAATCGCCCTGGCTGGGAGCTTGTATGATCTCACCGATCACGCTGGTCCAACGCGCCACTTCCTCGCTCATGACACGCACTTCCTTATCGGCGGCTTTGTCGAAGATGCGCACCAGGGCTTCGGAGATGGTCTCGGCGGGAAAGACCAGGTGATTGAAGATCTGCGAGATGGTGGTCGTGGTGTTTCCTCCGCCATCCGTGGGGGGTGGCGGCGTTGCCGTGACCGTCACCGTGGGTGTGGGAGTCAGGAGCGGATTCGCACCAGAGGCATGAACAGGTGTGACCGCCATCGCCAGATCACCGAGGGCAAGCAGCGCAATGCAGATTATGCAGATGATGATGGATCGGAATTTTTCCATAAGTCCTTCAAGGCATGTTGGGAGATATAGTTCCTTGTAAAACACAATTGCTGATAGCCGCATTGTTTGCAGATCGACGGCTGCCGCAGGGCATTCAAGGGTGGATGTGGTCCCTGCTTCGCAAGGTTGGACAGGGTTACTATTGTTTTTTCC from Anaerolineales bacterium includes:
- a CDS encoding LacI family DNA-binding transcriptional regulator, with translation MSSIKDVAQTAGVSTATVSRVLANSSRVKQETRKRVLDAVEQLKYRPNLIARSLRAQKSAKIGLVVSDIRNPFFTAISRAVEDAAYEQGYSVLLCNTDENPEKEELYLNVLHDENVAGIIFSPTQQFSIKLSALKSNIPFVIIDRAVKSNQADMVLLDNVEAGYELTSHLIGNGYRRLAGLFGNASTTGKDRNKGFQKALSEHRLKPVAERFISPRIKQGYDATLALLDQADCPDAIFTSNSLLTAGAFQAIRDRKLNVPNDVALVGFDETTWGALVDPPITLIAQPTEEIGRTATELLFQRIEEPSRSPKTVILKGTLIARDSSAPVRINKRITK
- a CDS encoding DUF433 domain-containing protein; amino-acid sequence: MKRQQSLLDEVIVIPYDVVRDIVSKEEIMASYTFDLPDQLKQDAERHAKKQGVSLNQFILWSIAEKVGGLLQGLDDPNFPGITLRRGASGSLVPVLRGTGIRVQTLVIAADHRSALEIGKEYDLTETRVREALDYYEVHRTEIDVYIKAESELEQGRE